The Verrucomicrobiia bacterium genome window below encodes:
- a CDS encoding alanine--glyoxylate aminotransferase family protein produces the protein MTSRSLLLTPGPVPIPEPVREVLAEPIFHHRTPRFRKIMLVVSERLRKVFRTECPVYTIAGSGSSGMEAAVANFHSEGDAVLVLDTGKFGERFAEIAQAYGLRPIVVKSEWGQSVDVEAVRTLLIQNPGIKSVFAQLCETSTGVVNDIEALGKIVRQTPALLIVDAIAGLCADRLETDAWGVDVVIAGSQKAMMLPPGLAFISESAKAKKRREEARLPRYYFDLARYEKSLAAGDTPFTPATGLVCAAEKALELILAEKLENIWWRCRKLGEYSRERLTGLGLRPFAKSPSSALTAALFPRGADGSKVLEILREEKNVTFAGGQDALKGRLLRAAHMGSITRQDLEEGFQALEEVLAGTRSDQLVSTSPY, from the coding sequence ATGACCTCGCGCTCCTTGCTGCTGACTCCCGGACCGGTTCCCATTCCGGAACCGGTTAGGGAGGTCCTGGCAGAACCCATCTTTCATCACCGCACGCCCCGGTTCCGGAAAATCATGCTCGTCGTGTCGGAGCGCCTGCGCAAAGTCTTCCGCACGGAGTGTCCGGTCTATACGATCGCGGGTTCGGGAAGCTCGGGCATGGAAGCGGCCGTCGCGAATTTCCATTCCGAAGGGGACGCGGTGCTTGTCCTGGACACGGGAAAATTCGGCGAGCGTTTTGCCGAAATCGCCCAGGCGTACGGGCTCCGGCCCATTGTGGTGAAATCCGAATGGGGCCAGTCTGTCGACGTGGAAGCCGTGCGGACGCTGCTCATCCAGAATCCCGGCATCAAATCCGTTTTCGCGCAGCTTTGCGAGACCTCGACCGGCGTCGTGAACGACATCGAGGCGCTCGGTAAAATCGTGCGCCAGACTCCGGCGCTTCTCATCGTGGACGCGATCGCGGGGCTTTGCGCCGACCGTCTGGAAACGGACGCGTGGGGCGTGGACGTCGTGATCGCGGGGTCGCAGAAAGCCATGATGCTGCCTCCGGGGCTCGCGTTCATCAGCGAGAGCGCCAAGGCCAAAAAGCGCAGGGAGGAAGCGAGACTGCCGCGTTATTATTTCGACCTGGCGCGCTACGAAAAAAGTCTTGCCGCGGGCGACACGCCTTTCACTCCGGCGACGGGCCTTGTGTGCGCGGCCGAAAAGGCTCTGGAGCTCATCCTTGCCGAGAAGCTCGAAAACATCTGGTGGCGCTGCCGCAAGCTCGGGGAATATTCCCGCGAGCGGCTCACAGGCCTGGGCCTGCGGCCTTTTGCGAAGTCGCCGTCTTCGGCGCTTACCGCCGCTCTTTTTCCGCGGGGCGCGGACGGCTCGAAGGTCCTCGAAATCTTGCGTGAAGAAAAGAACGTGACGTTTGCCGGCGGGCAGGATGCGCTGAAAGGCCGTCTTCTGCGCGCGGCGCACATGGGTTCCATTACCCGGCAGGATCTGGAAGAAGGTTTCCAGGCGCTGGAAGAAGTGCTTGCCGGAACCAGGAGTGATCAACTTGTCAGCACCAGCCCTTACTGA
- the clpP gene encoding ATP-dependent Clp endopeptidase proteolytic subunit ClpP, protein MSGYLVPMVVEQSGRGERAYDIYSRLLKDRIVFIGTPIDDTIANLVIAQMLFLQMEDAEKDINLYINSPGGSVTAGLGIYDTMQFVKCDVATYCLGQCASMGALLLTAGAKGKRHCLPNSRVMIHQPWGGAQGSASDISIQAKEILKLKEQLNQIMAYHTGQPLEVIERDTDRDNFKSPEEARAYGLVDDVINHKAALGQKK, encoded by the coding sequence ATGAGCGGCTATTTGGTACCTATGGTTGTGGAGCAGAGCGGCCGGGGCGAGAGGGCGTACGACATTTATTCCCGCCTCCTGAAAGACAGAATCGTTTTCATCGGCACCCCCATTGACGACACGATCGCCAACCTTGTCATCGCGCAGATGCTTTTTCTGCAGATGGAAGACGCGGAAAAGGACATCAACCTCTACATCAATTCCCCGGGCGGATCCGTCACCGCGGGCCTGGGCATTTACGACACGATGCAGTTCGTGAAATGCGACGTGGCGACTTACTGCCTCGGCCAGTGCGCCAGCATGGGCGCGCTTCTTCTGACCGCCGGCGCCAAGGGCAAGCGTCACTGCCTTCCGAATTCCCGCGTCATGATCCACCAGCCGTGGGGCGGCGCTCAGGGCTCGGCTTCGGATATTTCGATCCAGGCCAAGGAAATCCTGAAGCTCAAGGAACAGCTCAACCAGATCATGGCGTATCATACGGGCCAGCCGCTCGAAGTCATCGAGCGCGACACGGACCGTGATAATTTCAAATCTCCCGAAGAAGCGAGGGCCTACGGACTCGTGGACGACGTCATCAACCACAAGGCCGCATTAGGCCAGAAAAAATGA